In the Artemia franciscana chromosome 1, ASM3288406v1, whole genome shotgun sequence genome, one interval contains:
- the LOC136032407 gene encoding zinc finger protein 501-like, with protein sequence MNPMNEQALDHTIILANETDQSNRFLTECTQTEVLNTNISRADVFDKYLATKKLTNQLKELPAKEEEDAANKKNETTFQYDEIRSICNKYKNTLAIYRRTHTREKSFKCNTCNKSFSQKIHLIQHARIHTGEKPFKCDVCKNSFNEKSNLSRHMRTHTGEKPFKCNTCNKSFSQNINLIQHARIHTGEKPFKCNICNKSFSQNINLIKHARIHAGEKPFKCNICNKSFSQNINLIQHVRTHTGEKPFKCNICNKSFSQNSNLIQHARIHTGEKPFKCNICNKSFSQNNSLIQHARIHTGEKPFKCDACKNSFNDKSNLSRHMRTHTGEKPFKCNTCNKSFSQNINLIQHVRIHTGEKPLKSDVC encoded by the coding sequence ATGAATCCGATGAATGAACAAGCCTTGGATCATACAATTATTTTAGCAAATGAAACCGATCAGTCCAATCGTTTTCTAACGGAGTGTACTCAAACTGAGGTATTGAATACAAACATTTCACGAGCAGACGTTTTTGATAAATATCTAGCCACAAAGAAGCTGACTAATCAGCTTAAGGAACTACCAGCCAAAGAAGAAGAGGATGCAGCAAATAAGAAGAATGAAACAACTTTCCAATATGATGAGATACGGTCTATATGcaataaatataagaatactCTTGCCATATACAGGAGAACCCACACCCGTGAAAAGTCATTCAAGTGCAATACATGTAATAAaagcttttctcaaaaaatacATCTCATTCAACATGCTAGGATCCACACTGGTGAGAAGCCCTTCAAGTGTGACGTATGCAAGAacagttttaatgaaaagagtaaTCTTTCGCGacacatgagaacccacaccggtgaaaagccattcaagtgcaATACATGTAATAAaagcttttctcaaaatattaatcTCATTCAACATGCTAGGATCCACACTGGTGAGAAGCCCTTCAAGTGCAATATATGTAATAAgagcttttctcaaaatattaatcTCATTAAACATGCTAGGATCCACGCTGGTGAGAAGCCCTTCAAGTGCAATATATGTAATAAgagcttttctcaaaatattaatcTCATTCAACATGTGAgaacccacaccggtgaaaagccattcaagtgcaatatatgtaataagagcttttctcaaaatagtaaTCTCATTCAACATGCTAGGATCCACACTGGTGAGAAGCCCTTCAAGTGCAATATATGTAATAAgagcttttctcaaaataatagTCTCATTCAACATGCTAGGATCCACACTGGTGagaagccattcaagtgtgacgcATGCAAGAACAGTTTTAATGACAAGAGTAATCTTTCGCGACatatgagaacccacaccggtgaaaagccattcaagtgcaATACATGTAATAAaagcttttctcaaaatattaatcTTATTCAACATGTGAGGATCCACACTGGTGAGAAGCCATTAAAGTCTGACGTATGCTAG
- the LOC136032414 gene encoding zinc finger protein 501-like, with protein sequence MNPMNEQALDHTIILANETDQSNRFLTECTQTEVLNTNISRADVFDKYLATKKLTNQLKELPAKEEEDAANKKNETTFQYDEIRSICNKYKNTLAIYRRTHTREKSFKCNTCNKSFAQKIHLIQHARIHTGEKPFKCDVCKNSFNEKSNLSRHMRTHTGEKPFKCNTCNKSFSQNINLIQHARIHTGEKPFKCNICNKSFSQNINLIKHARIHAGEKPFKCNICNKSFSQNINLIQHVRTHTGEKPFKCNICNKSFSQNSNLIQHARIHTGEKPFKCNICNKSFSQNNSLIQHARIHTGEKPFKCDACKNSFNDKSNLSRHMRTHTGEKPFKCNTCNKSFSQNINLIQHVRIHTGEKPLKSDVC encoded by the coding sequence ATGAATCCGATGAATGAACAAGCCTTGGATCATACAATTATTTTAGCAAATGAAACCGATCAGTCCAATCGTTTTCTAACGGAGTGTACTCAAACTGAGGTATTGAATACAAACATTTCACGAGCAGACGTTTTTGATAAATATCTAGCCACAAAGAAGCTGACTAATCAGCTTAAGGAACTACCAGCCAAAGAAGAAGAGGATGCAGCAAATAAGAAGAATGAAACAACTTTCCAATATGATGAGATACGGTCTATATGcaataaatataagaatactCTTGCCATATACAGGAGAACCCACACCCGTGAAAAGTCATTCAAGTGCAATACATGTAATAAAAGCTTTGCTCAAAAAATACATCTCATTCAACATGCTAGGATCCACACTGGTGAGAAGCCCTTCAAGTGTGACGTATGCAAGAacagttttaatgaaaagagtaaTCTTTCGCGacacatgagaacccacaccggtgaaaagccattcaagtgcaATACATGTAATAAaagcttttctcaaaatattaatcTCATTCAACATGCTAGGATCCACACTGGTGAGAAGCCCTTCAAGTGCAATATATGTAATAAgagcttttctcaaaatattaatcTCATTAAACATGCTAGGATCCACGCTGGTGAGAAGCCCTTCAAGTGCAATATATGTAATAAgagcttttctcaaaatattaatcTCATTCAACATGTGAgaacccacaccggtgaaaagccattcaagtgcaatatatgtaataagagcttttctcaaaatagtaaTCTCATTCAACATGCTAGGATCCACACTGGTGAGAAGCCCTTCAAGTGCAATATATGTAATAAgagcttttctcaaaataatagTCTCATTCAACATGCTAGGATCCACACTGGTGagaagccattcaagtgtgacgcATGCAAGAACAGTTTTAATGACAAGAGTAATCTTTCGCGACatatgagaacccacaccggtgaaaagccattcaagtgcaATACATGTAATAAaagcttttctcaaaatattaatcTTATTCAACATGTGAGGATCCACACTGGTGAGAAGCCATTAAAGTCTGACGTATGCTAG